A region of Leifsonia xyli DNA encodes the following proteins:
- a CDS encoding 5,10-methylene tetrahydromethanopterin reductase, which yields MQYGIFSVSDITRDPVSGVTPSEAERIDAIVKIATHAEEVGLDVFAVGEHHNPPFFSSSPTTLLSHIAALTKTLTVTTSTTLITTNDPVRIAEEYAMLQHLSKGRMDLMIGRGNTGPVYPWFGQDIRQSLPLALENYNLLHRLWHEDVVDWEGRFRTPLQGFTSTPRPLDDVPPFVWHGSIRTPEIAEQAAFYGNGFFANNIFWPKEHYARLIAFYRERFEHYGHGTAKQAIVGLGGQAFVAKNSQDAKDQFRPYFNEAPVYGNGPTMEEFEEATPLTVGSPQEIIDKTLTFREWAGDYQRQLFLVDHAGLPLKTVLEQLDLLGEHVIPVLRKETEARKDPETPEAPTHASLVKAKYGDADPRQPRPNANRGDNVTGASPYQDTEEQFQASYPAL from the coding sequence ATGCAGTACGGAATCTTCTCCGTCAGCGACATCACCCGCGACCCGGTGTCCGGTGTGACGCCGAGCGAGGCGGAGCGCATCGACGCGATCGTGAAGATCGCCACCCACGCGGAGGAGGTCGGGCTGGACGTCTTCGCCGTCGGCGAGCACCACAACCCGCCGTTCTTCTCGTCGTCCCCGACGACCCTGCTGTCCCACATCGCCGCCCTCACCAAGACCCTGACGGTGACGACCTCGACGACACTGATCACCACGAACGACCCGGTGCGCATCGCCGAGGAGTACGCGATGCTGCAGCACCTGTCGAAGGGCCGCATGGACCTGATGATCGGCCGCGGCAACACCGGTCCGGTGTACCCGTGGTTCGGCCAGGACATCCGCCAGAGCCTCCCGCTCGCCCTCGAGAACTACAACCTGCTGCACCGCCTGTGGCATGAGGACGTCGTGGACTGGGAGGGCCGGTTCCGCACCCCGCTGCAGGGCTTCACCTCCACCCCGCGCCCCCTCGACGACGTTCCGCCGTTCGTGTGGCACGGCAGCATCCGCACCCCGGAGATCGCCGAGCAGGCCGCGTTCTACGGCAACGGCTTCTTCGCGAACAACATCTTCTGGCCGAAGGAGCACTACGCGCGCCTCATCGCGTTCTACCGCGAGCGCTTCGAGCACTACGGTCACGGCACCGCGAAGCAGGCGATCGTCGGCCTCGGCGGCCAGGCGTTCGTCGCGAAGAACTCGCAGGACGCGAAGGACCAGTTCCGTCCGTACTTCAACGAGGCCCCCGTCTACGGCAACGGCCCGACGATGGAGGAGTTCGAGGAGGCGACCCCGCTGACCGTGGGCAGCCCGCAGGAGATCATCGACAAGACGCTGACCTTCCGCGAGTGGGCCGGCGACTACCAGCGCCAGCTGTTCCTCGTCGACCACGCCGGCCTCCCGCTGAAGACCGTGCTCGAGCAGCTCGACCTGCTCGGCGAGCACGTCATCCCGGTGCTGCGCAAGGAGACCGAGGCCCGCAAGGACCCGGAGACCCCCGAGGCCCCGACCCACGCGTCGCTCGTCAAGGCCAAGTACGGCGACGCCGACCCGCGTCAGCCGCGCCCGAACGCGAACCGCGGCGACAACGTCACCGGCGCGTCCCCCTACCAGGACACCGAGGAGCAGTTCCAGGCCAGCTACCCGGCGCTCTGA
- a CDS encoding NADH-dependent FMN reductase: MTSTEQRPFRVVVVNAGVSDPSSTKMLADRLALRVEANAQRDGRTVETLNLDLRELLPELGAALASGHLGPKFTKAVEALKSADGIIATAPVYKAGPSGLFSSFFQVLDNDLLIAKPVVLGATAGTARHALVVDGEMRSLFAFLRTMTAPTSVFASTEDWQDSSLTKRIDRAARELVVLMESEVEAKITDTSWDSYQHEFGSAGGNELGIDLESDLMRLATGGSLPATRR, from the coding sequence ATGACCAGCACCGAGCAGCGGCCGTTCCGGGTCGTGGTGGTGAACGCGGGAGTCAGCGACCCGTCGTCCACCAAGATGCTCGCCGACCGGCTCGCCCTGCGCGTCGAGGCGAACGCCCAGCGCGACGGACGGACGGTGGAGACGCTCAACCTCGACCTGCGCGAGCTGCTGCCCGAGCTGGGCGCGGCCCTCGCGTCCGGCCACCTGGGCCCGAAGTTCACGAAGGCGGTTGAGGCCCTGAAGTCGGCCGACGGCATCATCGCGACGGCGCCCGTCTACAAGGCCGGCCCGAGCGGGCTGTTCAGCTCGTTCTTCCAGGTGCTCGACAACGACCTGCTCATCGCGAAGCCCGTCGTCCTCGGCGCGACCGCCGGCACCGCCCGGCACGCGCTGGTCGTCGACGGCGAGATGCGGTCGCTGTTCGCCTTCCTCCGCACGATGACGGCGCCGACCTCGGTGTTCGCGTCGACGGAGGACTGGCAGGACTCGTCCCTCACCAAGCGCATCGACCGCGCGGCGCGCGAGCTCGTCGTGCTGATGGAGTCCGAGGTGGAGGCGAAGATCACCGACACCTCGTGGGACAGCTACCAGCACGAGTTCGGCTCCGCGGGCGGCAACGAGCTCGGGATCGACCTGGAGTCGGACCTCATGCGCCTCGCCACCGGCGGAAGCCTTCCCGCCACGCGGCGGTAA
- a CDS encoding glucosaminyltransferase, whose product MLHWIGVVVCLILALSGLIPVIAAAATFVVIPFHAWINHYKKAAPYLPRVAIVVPAWNEGAVIGASIDRLMKLDYPLEALRIYVVDDASTDDTPDVVRGRAEQYPGNVYLLRREQGGQGKAHTLNHGIERILQDDWMEALLIMDADVIYLPDSLRRMTRHLADPDVGAVSAYIREGSTERNYLTKFVGVEYVLSQPAARRAQNVLGAQACLAGGAQLHTRENLLAIGGRIDTSSLAEDTITTFETQLLGKKVVFEPHAHVLAEEPNRVDALWKQRLRWARGNVTVTARYSKVWFRPSRVHHLGGISFGIVWFSLWLLPLIMITSAIGLAGLLFLQDELATGVFRVLWISAALAYLFVLILGAQTDGSTTKHTLGHVLLFPGIINMLVMVTALFPPVMLVWLPGLFGWTLSGPTLFVLTLAIYIWIPFSMVVAWLARRAERTRAGRWLAPALIYLAGYGSLLCAITFDSYLKELSGTEAKWDKTEKVGRVATS is encoded by the coding sequence GTGCTGCACTGGATCGGCGTGGTGGTCTGCCTGATCCTGGCACTGTCCGGCCTCATTCCGGTCATCGCCGCAGCGGCCACCTTCGTGGTCATCCCCTTCCACGCGTGGATCAACCACTACAAGAAGGCGGCGCCGTACCTCCCCCGTGTCGCCATCGTCGTCCCCGCCTGGAATGAGGGTGCGGTGATCGGCGCCTCCATCGACCGGCTGATGAAGCTCGACTACCCGCTCGAGGCGCTGCGGATCTACGTCGTCGACGACGCCAGCACCGACGACACCCCGGATGTAGTGCGCGGCCGTGCGGAGCAGTATCCCGGCAACGTGTACCTGCTGAGGCGCGAGCAGGGCGGCCAGGGCAAGGCGCACACCCTCAACCACGGCATCGAACGCATCCTCCAGGACGACTGGATGGAGGCGCTCCTCATCATGGACGCCGACGTCATCTACCTGCCGGACTCGCTCCGGCGCATGACCCGGCACCTGGCCGACCCGGACGTCGGTGCGGTCTCGGCGTACATCCGCGAGGGCAGCACCGAGCGCAACTACCTGACCAAGTTCGTGGGCGTCGAGTACGTGCTCTCGCAGCCGGCCGCCCGCCGCGCGCAGAACGTGCTCGGCGCGCAGGCGTGCCTGGCCGGCGGCGCGCAGCTGCACACCCGCGAGAACCTGCTGGCCATCGGCGGCCGCATCGACACGTCGTCGCTCGCCGAGGACACGATCACCACGTTCGAGACGCAGCTGCTGGGGAAGAAGGTCGTCTTCGAGCCGCACGCGCACGTCCTCGCCGAAGAGCCGAACCGCGTGGATGCGCTCTGGAAGCAGCGGCTGCGCTGGGCCCGCGGCAACGTGACGGTGACGGCCCGCTACTCCAAGGTGTGGTTCCGTCCGTCTCGCGTGCACCACCTGGGCGGCATCAGCTTCGGCATCGTCTGGTTCAGCCTGTGGCTGCTCCCGCTCATCATGATCACGTCGGCGATCGGTCTGGCCGGGCTGCTGTTCCTGCAGGACGAGCTGGCGACCGGTGTCTTCCGGGTGCTGTGGATCTCGGCGGCGCTCGCGTACCTGTTCGTGCTGATACTCGGCGCGCAGACCGACGGCTCGACCACCAAGCACACGCTCGGCCATGTGCTCCTGTTCCCCGGCATCATCAACATGCTCGTGATGGTGACCGCCCTGTTCCCGCCGGTGATGCTGGTCTGGCTTCCCGGCCTGTTCGGCTGGACACTGTCCGGGCCGACGCTGTTCGTGCTGACCCTCGCGATCTACATCTGGATCCCGTTCTCGATGGTCGTCGCGTGGCTCGCACGCCGCGCCGAGCGCACCCGCGCCGGCCGGTGGCTGGCCCCCGCGCTGATCTACCTCGCGGGCTACGGTTCGCTGCTCTGCGCCATCACGTTCGACTCGTACCTGAAGGAGCTGTCGGGCACAGAGGCGAAGTGGGACAAGACGGAGAAGGTCGGGCGGGTAGCGACGAGCTGA